In Prescottella soli, a genomic segment contains:
- a CDS encoding acyl-CoA thioesterase, translated as MRNGAAVDGRQDGQPVGFHTKVVVRWSDMDAFQHINHARMVTLLEEARIPWLFDDGAPTVTLRDGAVIADLHVRYRGQLRHEDSPLDVLMWVEQIRAVDFTIAYEVRPGGAAPTTPPSIVASTQIAAFDIGTQRLRRLTAPERGYLELWKRA; from the coding sequence GTGCGGAACGGGGCTGCCGTCGACGGGCGGCAGGACGGGCAGCCGGTGGGATTCCACACGAAGGTGGTGGTCCGCTGGTCCGACATGGACGCGTTCCAGCACATCAACCACGCGCGGATGGTGACGCTCCTCGAGGAGGCGCGGATCCCGTGGCTCTTCGACGACGGCGCGCCGACGGTGACGCTGCGCGACGGTGCGGTGATCGCCGACCTGCACGTGCGCTACCGCGGACAGCTGCGTCACGAAGACAGCCCGCTCGACGTCCTGATGTGGGTGGAGCAGATCCGCGCAGTGGACTTCACCATCGCGTACGAGGTGCGGCCCGGGGGAGCGGCCCCCACGACCCCGCCGTCCATCGTCGCGTCGACGCAGATCGCGGCGTTCGACATCGGCACCCAGCGGCTGCGCCGGCTGACCGCGCCCGAGCGGGGCTACCTGGAGCTGTGGAAGCGTGCATGA
- a CDS encoding FAS1-like dehydratase domain-containing protein, which yields MTANRTVDMRIVPDVLPASTPPRWPHPGLVLRSDDTYIVGREKIREFARVILAIDPAHHDVDAAQKAGYADIVAPPTFTAVVTATLIRDMLTTPGAGIDMGTHTPIHVNEKITVAAPILAGDVLTASMTITSVTERGDAVFLDTETRLRTAAGESRSTVVSSILVAPNAESARPEPESVGAR from the coding sequence ATGACCGCGAACCGGACCGTCGACATGCGCATCGTTCCGGACGTGCTGCCCGCGTCCACCCCACCCCGGTGGCCGCACCCGGGTCTCGTGCTCAGGTCCGACGACACCTACATCGTCGGCCGGGAGAAGATTCGCGAGTTCGCCCGGGTGATCCTCGCCATCGATCCCGCGCACCACGACGTCGACGCGGCACAGAAGGCCGGATACGCGGACATCGTCGCCCCGCCCACCTTCACCGCGGTGGTGACGGCGACCCTGATCCGGGACATGCTGACCACCCCGGGGGCGGGGATCGACATGGGCACCCACACACCGATCCACGTGAACGAGAAGATCACCGTCGCGGCACCGATCCTGGCCGGCGACGTCCTCACCGCGTCGATGACGATCACCAGTGTCACCGAGCGCGGCGACGCGGTGTTCCTCGACACCGAGACCCGCCTCCGCACCGCGGCGGGCGAGTCACGGTCCACGGTGGTGTCGTCGATTCTGGTCGCCCCCAACGCAGAATCGGCGCGTCCCGAACCGGAGTCGGTCGGCGCGCGCTGA
- the ettA gene encoding energy-dependent translational throttle protein EttA: MAEFIYTMKKVRKAHGDKVILDDVTMSFYPGAKIGVVGPNGAGKSSILKIMAGLDQPGNGEAFLAPGASVGILMQEPHLDETKTVRENVEEGLGETMVQLKRYNEIAELMATDYSDELMEEMGTLQEKLDHADAWEIDSQLEQAMDALRCPPPDEPVTHLSGGEKRRVALCKLLLSKPDLLLLDEPTNHLDAESVLWLEQHLAAYPGAILAVTHDRYFLDHVAQWICEVDRGRLYPYEGNYSTYLEQKAARLEVQGKKDQKLQKRLKEELAWVRSGAKARQSKNKARLDRYDEMVAEAEKHRKLDFEEIQIPTPPRLGNVVVEVENLDKGFDGRLLIKDLSFTLPRNGIVGVIGPNGVGKTTLFKTIVGLEEPDSGTVKVGETVKLSYVDQNRANIDPTKTVWEVVSDGLDYIEVGQNEMPSRAYVSAFGFKGPDQQKPSGVLSGGERNRLNLALTLKEGGNLILLDEPTNDLDVETLSSLENALQEFPGCAVVISHDRWFLDRTCTHILAWEGAFGDNEAAWYWFEGNFEAYEENKVARLGADAARPHRVTHRKLTRD, encoded by the coding sequence GTGGCTGAGTTCATTTACACGATGAAAAAGGTGCGCAAGGCGCATGGTGACAAGGTCATTCTCGACGACGTCACCATGAGCTTCTACCCGGGCGCCAAGATCGGTGTGGTGGGCCCGAACGGCGCCGGCAAGTCGAGCATCCTGAAGATCATGGCCGGGCTGGACCAGCCGGGTAACGGCGAGGCCTTCCTTGCGCCCGGCGCGTCGGTCGGCATCCTGATGCAGGAGCCGCACCTCGACGAGACCAAGACGGTTCGCGAGAACGTCGAGGAGGGTCTCGGCGAGACGATGGTCCAGCTCAAGCGGTACAACGAGATCGCCGAGCTGATGGCCACCGATTACTCCGACGAGCTGATGGAGGAGATGGGCACGCTTCAGGAGAAGCTCGACCATGCCGACGCGTGGGAGATCGACTCGCAGCTCGAGCAGGCGATGGACGCGCTGCGCTGCCCGCCGCCGGACGAGCCCGTCACCCACCTCTCCGGTGGTGAGAAGCGTCGCGTCGCGCTGTGCAAGCTGCTGCTGAGCAAGCCCGACCTGCTGCTCCTCGACGAGCCCACCAACCACCTCGACGCCGAGTCGGTCCTCTGGCTCGAGCAGCACCTGGCCGCCTACCCCGGCGCCATCCTTGCGGTCACGCACGATCGCTACTTCCTCGACCACGTCGCGCAGTGGATCTGTGAGGTCGACCGCGGTCGCCTGTACCCGTACGAGGGCAACTACTCCACCTACCTGGAGCAGAAGGCCGCCCGCCTCGAGGTGCAGGGCAAGAAGGACCAGAAGCTGCAGAAGCGCCTCAAGGAGGAGCTCGCCTGGGTCCGTTCCGGCGCCAAGGCCCGCCAGTCCAAGAACAAGGCTCGCCTCGACCGCTACGACGAGATGGTCGCCGAGGCCGAGAAGCACCGCAAGCTGGACTTCGAGGAGATCCAGATCCCGACCCCGCCGCGCCTCGGCAACGTCGTGGTCGAGGTCGAGAACCTCGACAAGGGCTTCGACGGCCGCCTGCTCATCAAGGACCTGTCGTTCACGCTGCCGCGCAACGGCATCGTCGGCGTCATCGGCCCCAACGGTGTCGGTAAGACCACGCTGTTCAAGACCATCGTCGGGCTCGAGGAGCCGGATTCCGGCACCGTCAAGGTCGGCGAGACGGTCAAGCTCAGCTACGTCGACCAGAACCGCGCCAACATCGACCCGACCAAGACGGTGTGGGAGGTCGTCTCCGACGGACTCGACTACATCGAGGTCGGCCAGAACGAGATGCCGTCGCGCGCGTACGTCAGCGCGTTCGGATTCAAGGGCCCGGATCAGCAGAAGCCGTCGGGTGTGCTCTCCGGTGGTGAGCGCAACCGCCTCAACCTGGCACTGACCCTCAAAGAGGGCGGCAACCTGATCCTCCTCGACGAGCCGACCAACGACCTCGACGTCGAGACCCTGAGCTCGCTCGAGAACGCGCTGCAGGAATTCCCCGGCTGCGCCGTCGTGATCTCCCACGACCGCTGGTTCCTGGACCGCACCTGCACGCACATCCTCGCCTGGGAAGGCGCCTTCGGCGACAACGAGGCCGCCTGGTACTGGTTCGAGGGCAACTTCGAGGCGTACGAGGAGAACAAGGTCGCGCGCCTCGGTGCGGACGCCGCACGTCCGCACCGGGTCACGCACCGCAAGCTGACCCGCGACTGA
- a CDS encoding TetR/AcrR family transcriptional regulator, which produces MRSRKKILDATLGLIASAGFEGVNIAAVAAAAGVTRQTVYSIFGSREDLVSQATAGLLVQVLGDIRARVERAGSPVEYVVELIVAGRAAIRDEPVLGALLHAERGNPLFDPGMIARAKPIAHELLSPIIERDPALAPRADDIVEIALRLGLSVVIFDDEAVHTDDDLRRFLTRWLRPAMTLDARDTATS; this is translated from the coding sequence GTGCGGTCGCGGAAGAAGATCTTGGACGCCACGCTCGGGCTGATCGCGAGCGCCGGGTTCGAGGGTGTGAACATCGCGGCGGTCGCTGCCGCCGCCGGCGTCACCCGGCAGACCGTCTACTCGATCTTCGGCTCGCGGGAGGACCTCGTCTCGCAGGCGACGGCCGGCCTCCTCGTCCAGGTGCTCGGCGACATCCGTGCCCGCGTGGAGCGCGCGGGCTCCCCCGTCGAGTACGTCGTCGAACTCATCGTCGCGGGCCGCGCCGCGATCCGCGACGAACCCGTCCTCGGCGCGCTGCTCCACGCGGAGCGCGGCAATCCGCTGTTCGACCCCGGCATGATCGCCCGAGCCAAACCCATTGCCCACGAACTACTCTCGCCGATCATCGAGCGGGATCCGGCGCTCGCGCCCCGCGCGGACGACATCGTCGAGATAGCGCTGCGACTGGGCCTGTCCGTCGTCATCTTCGACGACGAGGCCGTCCACACCGACGACGACCTGCGCCGCTTCCTCACCCGCTGGCTACGGCCGGCGATGACCCTCGACGCCCGGGACACGGCAACTTCTTGA
- a CDS encoding TetR/AcrR family transcriptional regulator produces MTPNGSGSWLSDERTEVAAERILDAAAALFVERGVTATGMAEVAKAAGCSRATLYRYFENRRALHRAFVHREARKLGERIATTVAPISEPRARVAEAVLMAIREVRATPTLAAWFGLGDAGLAAELASTSEVIEVLGAAFLADVWTADDVEITRRARWLVRAIVSLLVVPGTDADDERAMVEQFLVPAVLPHVPHAL; encoded by the coding sequence ATGACCCCCAACGGATCCGGTTCGTGGCTGAGCGACGAGCGCACCGAGGTGGCGGCCGAGAGGATCCTCGACGCCGCCGCCGCACTGTTCGTCGAGCGCGGCGTCACGGCGACGGGTATGGCCGAGGTCGCGAAGGCAGCCGGCTGTTCACGCGCGACGCTGTACCGCTACTTCGAGAACCGCCGGGCCCTGCACCGCGCGTTCGTGCACCGCGAGGCGCGAAAGCTCGGTGAGCGGATCGCCACCACAGTGGCACCGATCAGCGAGCCCCGCGCGCGGGTCGCCGAGGCCGTCCTCATGGCGATCCGCGAGGTTCGAGCGACACCGACGCTGGCCGCGTGGTTCGGCCTCGGTGACGCGGGCCTGGCCGCCGAGCTCGCGAGCACGTCGGAGGTGATCGAGGTGCTCGGCGCCGCGTTCCTCGCCGACGTCTGGACTGCCGACGACGTCGAGATCACCCGCCGCGCACGGTGGTTGGTGCGCGCGATCGTCTCACTGCTCGTCGTCCCGGGCACCGACGCCGACGACGAGCGCGCGATGGTCGAACAGTTCCTGGTGCCGGCCGTACTGCCACACGTGCCACACGCGCTGTAA
- a CDS encoding NAD-glutamate dehydrogenase, with translation MTDSVDADRSLELPAELRACLPDVAAVYFRHTSAGEPDSVLNRRSDAIIREHLLLAHRRTPGSAVTRVHRPADGTGVGAALQIVTDDMPLLVESVTAMLGRLDASISEVVHPILGVRRSPDGTLEQVLSDVPIRDLPDGALAESWMHVQLHPATEDEVLDSLESSIADVLSDVGQVVADTDAMRALQRALAAELDVRADNPPPGRSADELRDCADLLRWLADGHYTVLGYRRYECTDGHRTRRTPDSGLGVLRSDAHADEHIKIPLTVNIPDRPLLVLTQGSAPATVHRSVYPYFVGVSILADDGSIVGEHRFLGVFTVTALHENVLEIPVIARRVRTAIERAGFAIDSFSGQAMLEVMQSFPRTELFSIDTDALLETMTAVLNIGLRRQVRLFMREDSFERFVSCLVYLPRDRYTTRVRLAMQQILLDELGGGSLDYTARVTEGDLAMLHVTIRKPPGARDGRVDTSEANRLRIQGLLAEASRSWDDHFADAVAADPNVDPVVAAKYAAELPDGYKEDFDAVEALVDISRFAGLDVDSIDLRIHHDLPDPPWKWQFALYFAGKGISLSHVLPVLHSLGVEVLDERPYSVRRPDGLQCWLYEFGIAVPAKLLRDAAADVGEGGPDEQLRDRFTEAFTAIWHGRCEADRFNELVLRAGLDWRQVSVLRAYVKYLRQAGFAYSQVHIESVVLDHPEIASLLVELFESLFDPDGVSADARKRSRGLERALRATIGEVVSLDVDRILRALFGLVQATLRTNHFVHGGDGEFREFLSLKFEPGRISELPKPRPRFEVFVYSPHVEGVHLRFGQVARGGLRWSDRRDDFRTEILGLAKAQAVKNAVIVPVGAKGGFVVKHPVAPTGDPAVDRQAVRDQGVACYRTFISGLLDVTDNVDRITGAVVPPERVVRRDGDDTYLVVAADKGTATFSDIANDVAAGYGFWLGDAFASGGSAGYDHKEMGITARGAWESVKRHFRELEIDITADDFAVVGIGDMSGDVFGNGMLLSEHIRLVAAFDHRHVFLDPNPDAARSFAERRRMFALPRSSWADYDAGVISEGGGVYARTAKSVPISPQVREALGLPADVTEMSPPDLVKSILQAPVDLLWNGGIGTYVKAASESDAAVGDKSNDAVRVHGADVRARVIGEGGNLGVTQLGRIEYALHGGKINTDAIDNSAGVDCSDHEVNIKILLDSLVSSGELTQADRDPLLASMTDEVARLVLADNISQNDQLGMSRASAPQMLGVHRRLIATLISHHGLDRKLEALPTEAEFNKRAQAGGGLTSPELATVMAHVKLAFEQDLLATELPDSEFFAARLPGYFPAQLRARFRSSIRSHPLRREIVATMLANEAIDNGGITYVYRLAEDAGASSTDAIRAYAAVTSIFELHDVWERVRAAEMPSDVSDVLMLQSRRVLDRASRWFLSNRPQPIAVGAEISRYSSEFRKLAPKVPGWLRGHHVTDLARRSRSAIADGAPKELALEVYRLLDLFCLLDIIDIADICERNGEEVAELYFALDAHLGIDWLLTAVSDLARGDRWHSLARLALRDDFYGSLRSLTLEVLAGGEPTESPEEKIDYWESTNASRLARARSALAEIFESGTLDLATLSVAARQIRSMVRGVGTRSEVGR, from the coding sequence ATGACGGATTCTGTGGATGCCGACCGGTCTCTCGAACTTCCCGCCGAGCTGCGGGCGTGCCTGCCGGACGTGGCGGCGGTCTACTTCCGGCACACCTCTGCCGGTGAACCCGACAGCGTCCTGAACCGTCGTTCGGACGCGATCATCCGTGAGCACCTGCTGCTCGCCCACCGTCGCACGCCGGGCAGTGCGGTCACGCGCGTCCACCGTCCGGCCGACGGCACCGGCGTCGGCGCCGCCCTGCAGATCGTCACCGACGACATGCCGTTGCTCGTCGAATCCGTGACCGCGATGCTGGGCCGACTCGACGCCTCCATCAGCGAGGTGGTCCACCCGATTCTGGGCGTACGCAGGAGCCCCGACGGCACGCTGGAACAGGTCCTGTCCGACGTCCCGATCCGTGACCTGCCGGACGGCGCCCTCGCGGAGTCGTGGATGCATGTGCAGTTGCATCCCGCGACCGAGGACGAGGTGCTCGATTCGCTCGAGTCGTCCATCGCCGATGTGCTGTCCGACGTGGGACAAGTCGTGGCGGACACCGATGCCATGCGTGCACTGCAGCGCGCTCTCGCCGCCGAACTCGATGTGCGAGCGGACAATCCGCCGCCCGGGCGGTCGGCCGACGAGTTGCGGGACTGCGCGGATCTGTTGCGCTGGCTCGCCGACGGCCACTACACGGTGCTCGGTTACCGGCGTTACGAATGCACGGACGGTCACCGCACCCGGCGGACGCCGGACAGTGGACTGGGTGTGTTGCGATCGGACGCTCACGCCGACGAACACATCAAAATTCCACTGACAGTGAACATTCCGGATCGTCCGCTGTTGGTGCTGACGCAGGGTTCGGCTCCCGCGACGGTGCACAGGTCGGTGTATCCCTACTTCGTGGGCGTGAGCATCCTCGCCGACGACGGTTCGATCGTCGGCGAGCACCGGTTCCTCGGGGTGTTCACGGTGACGGCGCTGCACGAGAACGTCCTCGAGATCCCGGTGATCGCGCGGCGGGTGCGGACCGCGATCGAGCGCGCCGGTTTCGCCATCGACTCGTTCTCGGGCCAGGCGATGCTCGAGGTGATGCAGTCCTTCCCGCGCACCGAACTGTTCTCGATCGACACCGACGCGCTGCTCGAGACGATGACCGCGGTTCTCAACATCGGATTGCGCCGACAGGTGCGATTGTTCATGCGCGAGGACAGCTTCGAACGATTCGTGTCGTGTCTGGTGTACCTGCCGCGGGACCGCTACACGACGCGGGTGCGGTTGGCGATGCAGCAGATCCTGCTCGACGAGCTGGGCGGTGGGTCGCTCGACTACACGGCCCGGGTCACCGAGGGGGACCTCGCGATGCTGCACGTGACGATCCGGAAGCCGCCGGGCGCGCGTGACGGCCGGGTGGACACCTCGGAAGCGAACCGGCTCCGCATCCAGGGGTTGCTGGCCGAGGCGAGCCGCAGCTGGGACGACCATTTCGCGGATGCCGTGGCGGCCGATCCCAACGTGGACCCGGTGGTCGCGGCGAAGTACGCGGCCGAGCTTCCCGACGGCTACAAGGAGGACTTCGACGCCGTCGAGGCGCTCGTCGACATCAGCCGGTTCGCCGGCCTCGACGTCGACTCGATCGACCTGCGGATCCACCATGATCTTCCCGATCCGCCGTGGAAGTGGCAGTTCGCGCTCTACTTCGCGGGCAAGGGCATCTCGCTGTCCCACGTCCTCCCGGTGCTGCACAGTCTGGGCGTCGAGGTGCTCGACGAGCGGCCGTATTCGGTCCGGCGGCCGGACGGACTGCAGTGCTGGCTGTACGAGTTCGGGATCGCCGTCCCCGCGAAGCTGTTGCGCGATGCCGCTGCCGACGTGGGCGAGGGCGGGCCCGACGAACAGTTGCGCGATCGGTTCACCGAGGCGTTCACCGCGATCTGGCACGGCCGGTGCGAGGCCGACCGCTTCAACGAACTGGTGTTGCGCGCGGGCCTGGACTGGCGGCAGGTGTCGGTGCTGCGGGCATACGTGAAGTACCTGCGGCAGGCCGGATTCGCCTACAGCCAGGTCCACATCGAGTCGGTGGTGCTCGATCACCCGGAGATCGCGAGCCTGCTCGTCGAGTTGTTCGAGTCGCTGTTCGACCCCGACGGGGTGTCGGCCGACGCCCGCAAGCGCTCGCGGGGTCTCGAGCGGGCGCTGCGGGCCACGATCGGCGAGGTGGTCAGCCTCGACGTCGACCGCATCCTGCGGGCCCTGTTCGGCCTGGTGCAGGCGACGTTGCGCACCAACCACTTCGTGCACGGCGGCGACGGCGAGTTCCGCGAGTTCCTGTCGTTGAAGTTCGAGCCCGGCCGGATCTCCGAGCTGCCCAAGCCTCGGCCACGGTTCGAGGTGTTCGTCTACTCGCCCCACGTCGAGGGCGTGCACCTGCGGTTCGGTCAGGTCGCGCGTGGGGGACTGCGGTGGTCGGATCGCCGCGACGACTTCCGCACCGAGATCCTCGGGCTCGCGAAGGCGCAGGCGGTCAAGAATGCGGTGATCGTCCCGGTCGGCGCCAAGGGCGGCTTCGTCGTCAAGCACCCGGTCGCCCCGACGGGTGACCCCGCAGTCGACCGGCAGGCGGTGCGCGACCAGGGTGTCGCGTGCTACCGGACCTTCATCTCGGGTCTGCTCGACGTGACCGACAATGTCGATCGGATCACCGGAGCGGTGGTGCCACCCGAACGTGTGGTGCGCCGCGACGGCGACGACACGTACCTGGTCGTGGCCGCGGACAAGGGCACGGCCACGTTCTCCGACATCGCCAACGACGTCGCGGCCGGGTACGGATTCTGGCTCGGTGACGCGTTCGCGTCCGGCGGGTCGGCGGGGTACGACCACAAGGAGATGGGGATCACCGCCCGCGGCGCGTGGGAGAGCGTCAAACGGCACTTCCGTGAGCTCGAAATCGACATCACGGCAGACGATTTCGCTGTCGTCGGGATCGGCGACATGAGCGGCGACGTGTTCGGTAACGGGATGTTGCTCAGCGAACACATCCGCCTCGTCGCGGCGTTCGATCACCGGCACGTCTTCCTGGATCCGAATCCGGATGCGGCGCGGTCGTTCGCCGAACGTCGTCGGATGTTCGCGTTGCCGCGGTCGTCGTGGGCCGACTACGACGCGGGTGTGATCAGCGAGGGCGGCGGCGTGTACGCGCGGACGGCCAAGTCGGTGCCGATCAGCCCGCAGGTGCGCGAGGCGCTCGGACTGCCCGCGGACGTCACCGAGATGTCGCCGCCGGACCTCGTCAAGTCGATCCTGCAGGCGCCCGTCGACCTGCTGTGGAACGGCGGGATCGGCACGTACGTCAAGGCGGCATCGGAGTCCGACGCGGCGGTGGGGGACAAGAGCAACGACGCGGTGCGCGTGCACGGCGCCGACGTCCGCGCCCGCGTGATCGGCGAGGGCGGCAACCTCGGCGTCACGCAACTGGGGCGGATCGAGTACGCACTGCACGGCGGCAAGATCAACACCGACGCCATCGACAACTCGGCGGGCGTGGACTGCTCGGACCACGAGGTGAACATCAAGATCCTGCTCGACTCGCTCGTGAGCAGCGGCGAGTTGACGCAGGCCGATCGGGACCCGTTGCTGGCCTCGATGACCGACGAGGTCGCGCGACTGGTGTTGGCGGACAACATCTCCCAGAACGATCAGCTGGGCATGTCGAGGGCGAGTGCGCCGCAGATGCTCGGCGTGCACCGCCGACTCATCGCGACGCTCATCTCGCACCACGGCCTCGACCGCAAGCTCGAGGCGCTGCCGACCGAGGCCGAGTTCAACAAGAGGGCGCAGGCCGGCGGCGGCCTGACCTCCCCCGAGCTCGCGACCGTCATGGCGCACGTCAAGCTCGCGTTCGAGCAGGACCTGCTGGCGACCGAGCTGCCCGACAGCGAGTTCTTCGCCGCCCGGCTGCCCGGCTACTTCCCGGCGCAGTTGCGCGCCCGGTTCCGCTCGTCGATCCGCTCCCACCCGCTCCGTCGTGAGATCGTCGCGACGATGCTCGCCAACGAGGCCATCGACAACGGCGGCATCACGTACGTGTACCGGCTCGCCGAGGACGCGGGTGCGTCGAGCACCGACGCGATCCGCGCGTACGCCGCCGTCACCTCGATCTTCGAACTGCACGACGTGTGGGAGCGCGTCCGGGCGGCTGAGATGCCCTCGGACGTCTCGGATGTGCTGATGCTGCAGTCGCGCCGGGTCCTCGACCGGGCGTCGCGCTGGTTCCTGTCGAACCGCCCGCAGCCGATCGCGGTGGGGGCCGAGATCAGTCGGTACTCGTCGGAGTTCCGCAAGCTCGCCCCCAAGGTCCCCGGCTGGCTGCGCGGTCACCACGTGACGGACCTCGCGAGACGGTCGCGGTCGGCCATCGCGGACGGCGCCCCGAAGGAACTCGCGCTCGAGGTGTATCGGCTGCTGGACCTGTTCTGCCTGCTCGACATCATCGACATCGCCGACATCTGCGAGCGCAACGGCGAGGAGGTGGCCGAGCTCTACTTCGCGCTCGACGCGCACCTCGGCATCGACTGGCTGCTGACCGCGGTGTCGGACCTCGCGCGCGGCGACCGGTGGCATTCACTGGCCAGGTTGGCGCTGCGCGACGACTTCTACGGGTCGTTGCGCTCGCTCACGCTCGAGGTCCTGGCCGGTGGGGAGCCGACCGAGTCGCCGGAGGAGAAGATCGACTACTGGGAGTCGACCAACGCCTCGCGGCTTGCCAGGGCCAGGTCCGCGCTCGCGGAGATCTTCGAGTCTGGAACGCTGGACCTCGCGACGCTCTCGGTGGCGGCGCGTCAGATACGCAGCATGGTGCGGGGCGTGGGCACCAGATCGGAGGTCGGAAGGTGA
- a CDS encoding cytochrome P450 — protein sequence MTTTMSGNAAYVPRSGASWRDPWPMYAALRDHDPVHHVVPESAPADDYWVLTRHADVYAAARDADTFSSAEGLTMTYGELDKIGLRDNPPLVMLDPPVHTQFRRLVARGFTPRQVEAVEPEVRRFVVERLERLRDAGTGDIVTELFKPLPSMVVAHYLGVPAEDRGQFDGWTEAIVAANASGDPLEAQTAVVELMTYFGGLIERRKAEAEAGNAGDDTISHLVAAGIGADGDVSGLLSILGFAFTMVTGGNDTTTGMLGGAVQLLTQRRDQRQLLQGDPSLIPGAVEELLRLTSPVQGLARTTTRDVTIEDVTIPAGRKVLLVYGSANRDPRVFGADAEELDVLRNPRQIMTFSNGNHHCLGAAAARMQARVALEELLARCPDFDVDIDGVEYAAGNYVRRPIHVPFRAG from the coding sequence ATGACGACGACGATGTCCGGCAATGCGGCCTACGTCCCCCGTTCCGGCGCATCGTGGCGGGACCCGTGGCCGATGTACGCGGCGCTGCGCGACCACGACCCCGTCCATCACGTCGTGCCCGAGTCGGCCCCCGCGGACGACTACTGGGTGCTCACCCGGCACGCCGACGTGTACGCGGCGGCGCGCGACGCGGACACCTTCTCGTCCGCCGAGGGCCTCACGATGACCTACGGCGAACTCGACAAGATCGGCCTGCGCGACAATCCGCCGCTCGTGATGCTCGACCCGCCAGTGCACACGCAGTTCCGCCGACTGGTCGCGCGCGGATTCACTCCCCGCCAGGTGGAGGCCGTCGAGCCGGAGGTCCGCCGCTTCGTCGTCGAGCGCCTCGAGCGGCTGCGCGACGCCGGCACCGGCGACATCGTCACCGAATTGTTCAAGCCGCTGCCGAGCATGGTGGTGGCGCACTACCTGGGCGTCCCAGCGGAGGACCGCGGCCAGTTCGACGGCTGGACGGAGGCGATCGTCGCCGCCAACGCGAGCGGTGATCCGCTCGAGGCCCAGACCGCCGTGGTCGAACTGATGACCTACTTCGGCGGCCTGATCGAGCGACGGAAGGCCGAGGCCGAGGCCGGCAACGCGGGCGACGACACGATCTCGCACCTGGTCGCCGCGGGGATCGGCGCGGACGGCGACGTCTCGGGCCTGCTGTCGATTCTCGGGTTCGCGTTCACGATGGTCACCGGCGGCAACGACACCACCACCGGGATGCTCGGCGGCGCAGTGCAACTGCTGACCCAGCGCCGCGACCAGCGGCAGCTCCTGCAGGGCGATCCGTCGTTGATCCCCGGCGCGGTCGAGGAACTGCTGCGGCTCACCTCCCCCGTCCAGGGTCTGGCCCGCACGACCACCCGCGACGTCACCATCGAGGACGTGACGATTCCGGCCGGCCGCAAGGTGCTGCTGGTGTACGGCTCCGCGAACCGCGATCCGCGCGTGTTCGGAGCCGACGCCGAGGAACTCGACGTGCTGCGCAACCCGCGGCAGATCATGACGTTCAGCAACGGCAACCACCACTGCCTCGGCGCGGCCGCCGCCCGCATGCAGGCCCGAGTGGCACTCGAGGAGCTGCTGGCCCGCTGCCCCGACTTCGACGTCGACATCGACGGGGTCGAGTACGCCGCCGGCAACTACGTCCGCCGCCCCATCCACGTCCCCTTCCGCGCCGGATGA
- a CDS encoding acyl-CoA thioesterase, with translation MSKDSSQVYSCDIQVRWGDSDRLGHVNNARVVEYMQEARSLFLIEGAASAGAAPRAVVVSKMDAEFLRPITDASGPVRIDVSVVKVGTTSFTVRHVVKDVAGNVCATGDAVMVGFDVHAERARPLADVEREVLTRYLSATAPA, from the coding sequence GTGTCCAAGGATTCGTCCCAGGTCTACAGCTGCGACATCCAGGTCCGTTGGGGTGACTCCGACCGGCTCGGTCACGTCAACAACGCCCGTGTCGTGGAGTACATGCAGGAGGCGCGTTCGCTCTTCCTGATCGAGGGTGCGGCGTCGGCCGGCGCCGCACCCCGGGCGGTCGTCGTCAGCAAGATGGACGCCGAGTTCCTTCGTCCCATCACCGACGCGTCCGGTCCGGTGCGCATCGACGTCTCGGTCGTGAAAGTCGGCACGACGTCGTTCACGGTGCGTCACGTCGTCAAGGACGTCGCGGGCAACGTGTGCGCTACCGGCGACGCCGTGATGGTGGGCTTCGACGTCCACGCCGAGCGCGCCCGCCCGCTCGCCGACGTCGAGCGTGAGGTGCTGACGCGCTACCTGTCGGCAACGGCACCCGCGTAG